The following coding sequences lie in one Kribbella sp. NBC_00709 genomic window:
- the mobA gene encoding molybdenum cofactor guanylyltransferase, producing the protein MEFDAVVLAGGGSTRFGGVDKAMLVLDGVTLLDRVLAATAGAVTTVVVGPVRTTYREVDWTVEDPPSGGPVAGLAAGLQRGTAPVVVVVSCDLPWLTQNDVATLVDELGEYDGHGLRDTSGQEQQLATAYRRTALAEAIRRVGDPRDKSVRRTLAGLDLTWTAPTRAGDDVDTWADLDD; encoded by the coding sequence GTGGAGTTTGACGCGGTGGTGCTGGCTGGGGGCGGGTCCACTCGGTTCGGCGGGGTGGACAAGGCGATGCTGGTGCTCGACGGGGTGACGTTGCTGGATCGGGTGTTGGCGGCCACGGCCGGCGCGGTCACGACGGTGGTGGTCGGGCCGGTGCGGACGACGTACCGCGAAGTCGACTGGACCGTGGAGGATCCGCCGTCGGGCGGGCCGGTGGCCGGGCTGGCGGCCGGGCTCCAGCGAGGTACGGCGCCGGTTGTCGTGGTGGTGAGCTGCGATCTGCCGTGGCTGACGCAGAACGACGTGGCGACCCTCGTCGACGAGCTCGGCGAGTACGACGGGCACGGGCTGCGCGACACGTCCGGACAGGAGCAGCAGCTGGCGACGGCGTACCGGCGTACCGCGTTGGCCGAGGCGATCCGCCGCGTCGGCGATCCGCGGGACAAGTCGGTACGACGTACGCTCGCCGGCCTCGACCTGACCTGGACCGCACCGACGCGGGCCGGCGACGACGTCGACACCTGGGCGGATCTGGACGACTGA
- a CDS encoding VOC family protein: MHPAAFGATVVTDRPSEVAAFYTQYLDLQVGIDLGWFVTLRRGTADWELAICERGHPTVPAAVSAQTESACVFGFIVDDADKVAAQLTEGGVRLETEPVTEVFGQRHFFVRDPAGTWLDVIQLVEPDPEWVAANLQGQQNLA, from the coding sequence ATGCACCCCGCGGCATTCGGCGCGACCGTCGTCACCGACCGGCCTTCCGAGGTCGCCGCCTTCTACACGCAGTACCTGGACCTGCAGGTCGGGATCGACCTCGGCTGGTTCGTCACCCTCCGCCGGGGTACGGCGGACTGGGAGTTGGCGATCTGCGAGCGTGGCCATCCAACCGTTCCGGCAGCGGTGTCGGCGCAGACCGAGAGCGCATGCGTTTTCGGCTTCATCGTCGACGACGCGGACAAGGTCGCCGCCCAGCTGACCGAAGGTGGCGTCCGCCTCGAGACCGAGCCGGTGACCGAGGTGTTCGGCCAACGCCACTTCTTCGTCCGCGACCCCGCCGGCACCTGGCTCGACGTCATCCAACTGGTCGAGCCCGACCCCGAGTGGGTGGCGGCGAACCTACAGGGTCAGCAGAACCTTGCCTAG
- a CDS encoding NAD(P)H-quinone oxidoreductase: MRAVVCEGAGGIEVLGVGEIPDPQPAVDEVVIDVVAAGVNRADLLQRQGFYPPPPGAPGTIGLEVSGRIAAVGAEVEGWSVGDECCALLAGGGYAEKVVVPAPQVMPVPDGLDLVSAAALPEVVATVWSNIFMTAHLKAGETLLVHGGSSGIGSMAIQLGVAHGARVLTTVGSKEKMEFCTRLGADVAINYKDAEWASVVHEATNGAGADVILDIMGAKYLTDNVKSLAYDGRLVVIGMQGGAKGEVDLGRLMSRRGSIIATGLRFRSVEDKGRILAEVVGHVWPLIAAKKVRPVVHSTFPLAEVAKAHETLEQSTQLGKVLLTL; encoded by the coding sequence ATGCGAGCTGTCGTGTGTGAGGGTGCCGGCGGAATCGAGGTCCTCGGGGTCGGCGAGATCCCGGATCCGCAACCGGCCGTCGACGAGGTCGTCATCGACGTCGTCGCCGCGGGCGTGAACCGGGCGGATCTCCTGCAGCGGCAGGGCTTCTACCCGCCGCCGCCCGGCGCTCCCGGCACGATCGGCCTCGAGGTGTCCGGCCGGATCGCCGCGGTCGGCGCCGAGGTCGAGGGCTGGTCCGTCGGCGACGAGTGCTGTGCGCTGCTGGCCGGCGGCGGGTACGCCGAGAAGGTCGTCGTACCCGCTCCGCAGGTGATGCCTGTCCCGGACGGACTCGACCTGGTCAGCGCCGCCGCCCTGCCCGAGGTGGTCGCGACCGTCTGGTCGAACATCTTCATGACCGCGCACCTCAAAGCCGGCGAGACCCTGCTGGTGCACGGCGGCTCGTCCGGGATCGGTTCGATGGCGATCCAGCTCGGCGTCGCGCACGGCGCGCGGGTGCTGACCACGGTCGGCAGCAAGGAGAAGATGGAGTTCTGCACCCGGCTCGGTGCGGACGTCGCCATCAACTACAAGGACGCCGAATGGGCCTCCGTGGTCCACGAGGCCACCAACGGCGCGGGCGCCGACGTGATCCTCGACATCATGGGCGCGAAGTACCTGACCGACAATGTGAAGTCGCTCGCGTACGACGGACGCCTGGTGGTGATCGGGATGCAGGGCGGCGCGAAGGGCGAGGTGGACCTCGGCCGGCTGATGAGCCGGCGCGGCTCGATCATCGCCACCGGCCTGCGGTTCCGCTCGGTCGAGGACAAGGGCCGGATCCTCGCCGAGGTGGTCGGCCACGTCTGGCCATTGATCGCGGCGAAGAAGGTCCGCCCGGTCGTCCACTCCACCTTCCCCCTCGCCGAGGTGGCCAAGGCGCACGAGACCCTCGAGCAGTCGACCCAGCTAGGCAAGGTTCTGCTGACCCTGTAG
- the cobC gene encoding Rv2231c family pyridoxal phosphate-dependent protein CobC, protein MVDAFDLEHHGDLEVGEGLVDLAVNVRTGTPPAWLVDAITASLTDLAAYPRSAAAVDAVARRHGVAPDRVLLTAGAAEAFVLIARAFRPRHPVVVHPQFTEPEAALRSAGHLVDRVILRPEDGFVLDPSAVPADADLVVIGNPTNPTSVLHPADALRELARPDRILVVDEAFMDAVPGEPESLVGASIPGLVVVRSLTKTWGLAGLRVGYVLASPSLIEQLSAVQPQWPVSTPALAAAIACSNERAVAEAAQAALDISRQRVHLLDKLATVPGISTYGVARAPFVLVQVAGAGEVRESLRGQGFAVRRGDTFPGLGPDWLRIAVRPEDVMDGFVKVLADLVR, encoded by the coding sequence GTGGTGGATGCGTTTGATCTGGAGCATCACGGCGATCTAGAGGTCGGCGAGGGACTGGTCGACCTCGCTGTCAACGTGCGCACAGGTACGCCGCCGGCCTGGCTGGTCGATGCGATCACGGCGAGCCTGACGGACCTTGCGGCGTACCCACGGTCCGCTGCGGCCGTCGACGCGGTCGCCAGGCGGCACGGTGTCGCGCCGGATCGGGTGCTGCTCACTGCCGGGGCGGCGGAGGCGTTCGTGCTGATCGCGCGGGCCTTCCGGCCACGGCATCCGGTCGTCGTTCATCCGCAATTCACGGAGCCTGAGGCCGCGTTGCGTTCGGCGGGCCACCTGGTCGACCGGGTGATCCTGCGGCCGGAGGACGGTTTCGTGCTGGACCCGTCCGCCGTACCGGCGGATGCCGACCTGGTTGTCATCGGTAACCCCACCAACCCGACATCGGTGCTCCACCCCGCCGATGCCCTGCGCGAGCTGGCGCGGCCCGACCGGATCCTGGTCGTCGACGAGGCGTTCATGGACGCCGTACCGGGTGAGCCGGAGTCCCTCGTCGGCGCGTCCATCCCAGGACTCGTGGTCGTGCGCAGCCTGACCAAGACCTGGGGACTTGCCGGGCTGCGCGTTGGATATGTGCTCGCGAGCCCGAGTTTGATCGAACAATTGTCAGCCGTTCAACCGCAGTGGCCGGTGTCCACTCCTGCTCTCGCAGCGGCCATTGCCTGCAGCAACGAGCGTGCCGTGGCGGAAGCGGCACAGGCTGCGCTGGACATTTCCCGGCAGCGTGTCCACCTGCTTGACAAGCTCGCTACGGTGCCTGGAATTTCGACGTACGGTGTGGCGCGGGCGCCGTTCGTTCTCGTGCAGGTCGCGGGAGCTGGTGAAGTGCGGGAATCCCTGCGTGGGCAGGGATTTGCGGTGCGGCGCGGGGACACGTTCCCCGGGTTGGGGCCGGACTGGTTGCGGATCGCGGTGCGGCCGGAGGATGTCATGGATGGGTTCGTGAAGGTGCTCGCCGATCTGGTTCGGTGA
- a CDS encoding BatC protein, with protein MGLSDDDMNTSSEGGEGLADGGANSGGTDGGADGGAGGYGGSGGNTSAGYGDSSSSDGGADGGADGGAGGVGEGPADGGASQGAQDGGADGGAGDGAGGGSGGYGEGTADGGANEGASDGGADGGAGGGSGSYGEGTADGGANEGASDGGADGGADGGAGGGAGGGDGGGGNSGSW; from the coding sequence ATGGGTCTCAGCGACGACGACATGAACACCTCGTCCGAAGGTGGCGAAGGTCTGGCCGACGGTGGCGCCAACTCTGGCGGGACCGATGGGGGTGCCGACGGCGGCGCCGGCGGGTACGGAGGCTCGGGCGGCAACACCTCGGCTGGGTACGGCGACAGCTCGTCGTCGGATGGTGGCGCTGACGGCGGTGCCGATGGTGGTGCCGGCGGCGTCGGCGAGGGCCCGGCCGACGGTGGCGCCTCGCAGGGTGCGCAGGACGGTGGCGCCGACGGCGGTGCTGGTGACGGTGCCGGCGGTGGCTCGGGTGGTTACGGCGAGGGCACTGCGGACGGTGGCGCGAACGAGGGTGCCTCGGATGGCGGCGCTGACGGTGGTGCTGGCGGTGGCTCGGGTAGTTACGGCGAAGGTACTGCGGATGGTGGCGCGAACGAGGGCGCATCGGACGGCGGGGCTGACGGTGGAGCGGATGGTGGAGCCGGCGGTGGTGCCGGTGGAGGCGATGGCGGCGGCGGGAACTCCGGAAGCTGGTGA
- a CDS encoding TetR/AcrR family transcriptional regulator, translating to MPRNPERRTQLADAGLAVLAEAGARGLTHRAVDAAAGLPAGTASNYFKTRDALLGALGERIFERLAPDAAVLEPLAGRMPDVDLMTDYVRYIVERLLGRPELSLALLELRLEAARRPGLHEILSRTIRQGFDADVAFNSNAGLPGGAEEIRLLHFAIDGLVLDQLTPGTGHPYDVDATTARLVRRLTQKD from the coding sequence ATGCCCCGGAATCCGGAACGCCGTACCCAGCTCGCCGACGCCGGCCTGGCCGTCCTCGCGGAGGCCGGCGCCCGCGGGCTCACGCATCGCGCCGTGGACGCCGCCGCCGGGCTGCCGGCGGGGACGGCGTCCAACTACTTCAAGACCCGCGACGCACTGCTCGGCGCCCTCGGGGAGCGGATCTTCGAGCGCCTCGCGCCGGACGCGGCCGTACTGGAGCCGCTCGCCGGACGTATGCCGGACGTCGATCTGATGACCGACTACGTGCGCTACATCGTCGAGCGGCTGCTCGGCCGCCCCGAGCTCTCGCTCGCCTTACTGGAGCTCCGCCTCGAGGCCGCCCGCCGCCCGGGCCTGCACGAGATCCTGTCGCGGACCATCCGGCAGGGTTTCGATGCCGACGTCGCGTTCAACTCGAACGCCGGCCTGCCTGGCGGCGCGGAGGAGATTCGCCTGCTGCACTTCGCGATCGACGGCCTGGTGCTCGATCAGCTGACCCCGGGCACCGGCCATCCGTACGACGTCGACGCGACCACGGCCCGGCTGGTCCGCCGCCTTACCCAGAAGGACTGA
- a CDS encoding carbon-nitrogen hydrolase family protein, with the protein MRIAVVQSASSYDKAANRDLVARLVADAAQGRPDLVVLPEAIMSDFAVEGESVAEAAESLDGEFVATLRKAAVEHSVTIVAGMFERSCDQHRPYNTLLAVGADGALLGAYRKIHLYDAFGYKESDQLTAGDVAPVVVQVGDRKLGLMTCYDLRFPELSRALIDAGAEVLVIPAAWVRGPLKEHHWTTLLTARAVENTCYVAAAAQNGKKYCGLSQVIDPQGIALASVGESDGHAFAEITGERLADVRKRNPSLQNRRYSVTPR; encoded by the coding sequence ATGAGGATCGCCGTGGTGCAGAGCGCCAGTAGCTACGACAAGGCCGCCAACCGGGACCTGGTTGCCCGCCTGGTCGCGGACGCTGCGCAGGGCCGGCCTGACCTCGTCGTCCTGCCCGAGGCGATCATGTCCGACTTCGCGGTCGAGGGTGAGTCGGTGGCGGAGGCGGCCGAGTCCCTGGACGGTGAGTTCGTCGCGACGCTCCGGAAGGCTGCGGTCGAGCACAGCGTGACAATCGTGGCCGGCATGTTCGAACGCAGCTGCGACCAGCATCGCCCGTACAACACGCTGCTGGCCGTCGGTGCGGACGGCGCACTGCTCGGCGCCTATCGCAAGATCCACCTGTACGACGCATTCGGGTACAAGGAGTCCGATCAGCTGACGGCGGGAGACGTGGCGCCCGTGGTGGTTCAGGTGGGCGACCGGAAGCTCGGTCTGATGACTTGCTACGACCTGCGCTTCCCAGAGCTCTCCCGCGCGCTGATCGACGCTGGGGCAGAGGTGCTCGTCATCCCGGCCGCCTGGGTACGCGGACCGCTCAAAGAGCACCACTGGACCACACTGCTCACCGCGCGGGCGGTGGAGAACACTTGCTACGTCGCAGCGGCCGCGCAGAACGGCAAGAAGTACTGCGGACTCAGCCAGGTCATCGACCCACAGGGCATCGCGCTGGCGTCGGTCGGCGAGTCGGACGGACACGCGTTCGCGGAGATCACGGGCGAGCGACTGGCCGACGTACGCAAACGCAATCCGTCACTCCAGAACCGCCGGTACTCCGTCACGCCGCGCTGA
- a CDS encoding cupin domain-containing protein, translating to MAGDLNEFANSYWGSRALLSHGPDLPAPYDDLFSLEAVDELLSRRGLRTPFLRIAKNGSVVGDSQFTGPAGAGADVADQIRDDKVAALFASGHTVVLQALHRTWPALVDFSTQLSADAGHPVQINAYITPAESQGFSAHYDVHDVFVLQVAGEKHWTVHEPVHLDPLRNQPWTDHAKGVAAAARDNAPVIDEVLRPGDALYVPRGFLHAAKALGGVSAHLTVGLHTLTRYLLVQELAGLAANQAALRTALPLGFDPGDPEQLAELLPAVVELFTQEIQSANPDALAARLRRRTWSGNRPAPLPPLAHAASIASLSVGTTVRLRAGLRCRVIPGDPVVLQLPDRTITFPSATAAAVTELTSGADCKVGNLPALDDADQLVLVRRLLTESVVVATDN from the coding sequence GTGGCAGGAGATCTGAACGAGTTCGCCAATTCCTACTGGGGTTCGCGCGCGCTCCTGTCGCACGGCCCGGACCTACCTGCGCCGTACGACGACCTGTTCAGTCTGGAGGCCGTGGACGAGCTGCTGTCCCGCCGCGGCCTGCGGACGCCGTTCCTGCGCATCGCCAAGAACGGATCGGTCGTGGGAGACAGCCAGTTCACCGGACCGGCAGGCGCGGGCGCGGACGTCGCCGACCAGATACGCGACGACAAGGTGGCGGCGCTGTTCGCCAGCGGCCACACCGTCGTACTGCAGGCACTACATCGGACCTGGCCAGCACTCGTCGACTTCTCAACTCAGCTGTCGGCGGACGCGGGTCATCCGGTGCAGATCAACGCGTACATCACCCCTGCCGAGTCGCAGGGCTTCTCCGCGCACTACGACGTACACGACGTCTTCGTACTGCAAGTGGCTGGCGAGAAGCACTGGACCGTCCACGAACCGGTGCACCTCGACCCGCTCCGCAACCAGCCGTGGACGGACCACGCCAAGGGCGTCGCCGCGGCCGCGCGCGACAACGCCCCGGTGATCGACGAGGTACTGCGACCTGGTGACGCGCTGTACGTACCGCGCGGGTTCCTGCACGCTGCCAAGGCGCTGGGCGGAGTCAGCGCCCACCTGACGGTCGGACTGCACACGCTGACGCGCTATCTCCTCGTACAGGAGCTGGCCGGGTTGGCCGCCAACCAGGCCGCCTTGCGCACCGCACTACCTCTCGGCTTCGACCCCGGCGACCCGGAACAGCTCGCCGAGCTCTTGCCGGCTGTGGTCGAGCTCTTCACACAGGAGATCCAGTCCGCGAACCCAGACGCGCTGGCGGCTCGACTCCGCCGCCGTACCTGGTCCGGCAACCGTCCAGCGCCCCTCCCACCGCTGGCCCATGCCGCCTCGATCGCCTCCCTCTCCGTGGGTACGACGGTCCGCCTCCGCGCCGGCCTTCGCTGTCGCGTCATCCCCGGCGACCCGGTCGTCCTCCAACTACCGGATCGCACGATCACGTTCCCGTCAGCCACCGCAGCAGCCGTCACCGAACTCACCTCAGGCGCCGACTGCAAGGTAGGCAACCTTCCCGCCCTGGACGACGCCGACCAACTGGTGCTGGTCCGTCGCTTGCTCACCGAATCCGTAGTAGTGGCAACCGACAACTGA
- a CDS encoding phosphotransferase family protein, giving the protein MDVARLVSEVTGLEAGEVVERTGGQLSTVYEVRTNDDPLIVKVYAPEWAWKQAKEVHVYGMLEQQLDGSIPRVVHVGDSVTILTKLDGVPLSELEPPDWRATYAQLGELLQRIHRIEQPAYGYLTDQILDPLPDNEQYMGRQFAKKLAEFEQLGGDLKLHAKIGAHIEERKHLFAHNEAAVLCHNDFHEGNVLVDPGTWRVTGFIDVENAIAADPLVDLAKTIQYSAHDHAEKLAGLSDGYGAVPADRIDLYRLYHSLELWDWFQSIGETTYLESIARDMEQLVAD; this is encoded by the coding sequence ATGGATGTCGCGCGTCTGGTCAGCGAGGTCACGGGGCTCGAGGCCGGTGAGGTCGTCGAGCGGACCGGTGGCCAGCTCAGCACCGTCTACGAAGTACGCACCAACGACGACCCGCTGATCGTGAAGGTCTACGCGCCGGAGTGGGCCTGGAAGCAGGCCAAGGAAGTCCACGTCTACGGGATGCTGGAACAGCAGCTCGACGGCTCGATCCCGCGCGTGGTGCACGTCGGCGACAGCGTCACGATTCTCACCAAGCTCGACGGCGTTCCGCTGTCCGAGCTCGAGCCGCCGGACTGGCGCGCGACGTACGCGCAACTGGGCGAGCTCCTGCAGCGGATCCATCGCATCGAGCAGCCTGCGTACGGCTATCTGACCGACCAGATCCTCGATCCTCTGCCGGACAACGAGCAATACATGGGTCGCCAGTTCGCCAAGAAGCTCGCAGAGTTCGAGCAGCTCGGCGGAGACCTCAAGCTGCACGCGAAGATCGGCGCGCACATCGAGGAGCGCAAGCACCTGTTCGCGCACAACGAGGCCGCCGTCCTGTGCCACAACGACTTCCACGAAGGCAACGTGCTGGTCGATCCGGGCACCTGGCGCGTCACCGGCTTCATCGATGTCGAGAACGCGATCGCGGCCGACCCGCTCGTCGACCTCGCCAAGACGATCCAGTACTCCGCGCACGACCACGCCGAGAAACTCGCCGGCCTCAGCGACGGGTACGGCGCCGTGCCGGCGGACCGGATCGACCTCTACCGGCTCTACCACTCGCTCGAACTATGGGACTGGTTCCAGTCGATAGGCGAGACCACTTACCTCGAGAGCATCGCCCGGGACATGGAGCAGCTCGTCGCGGACTGA
- a CDS encoding sucrase ferredoxin, with protein sequence MDRGDAGYRPETGCAAQADLRHDSLIATAPPAERWLLIESHTPWPRQALNALHHSLAGPGDAGLGAVVGRVCRELGIRLVLVRRYGRVDRTRGRRWGLVDCRPGRESIRWGPLPTDEHLLDVLAGKDPGRVSHEPVYLVCTHGRHDACCAVRGRPVAAALAAAHRERTWECSHIGGDRFAANVVVLPHGLFYGHVPPTRAIELARRHDEGVVVPDLLRGSGAFIPPVQAAQHFARAAGHSLAVDNLLPQSVQQLPDHHWRILLAPTAPPNGTSSGSISVEVSAHLDTVDARLTCAGTSPTQIRRFELHTLTTT encoded by the coding sequence GTGGACCGCGGGGACGCTGGATACCGACCGGAGACAGGCTGCGCAGCTCAGGCCGATCTCCGGCACGACTCCCTGATCGCCACCGCCCCACCCGCCGAACGCTGGCTCCTGATCGAATCCCACACTCCCTGGCCCCGCCAGGCCCTCAACGCCCTCCACCACAGCTTGGCCGGCCCTGGTGATGCGGGGCTGGGGGCCGTGGTTGGGCGGGTGTGCCGGGAGTTGGGGATTCGGCTGGTGCTGGTCCGGCGGTACGGGCGGGTGGATCGGACGCGGGGTCGACGGTGGGGCTTGGTGGACTGCAGGCCTGGACGTGAATCGATTCGTTGGGGGCCGTTGCCGACGGACGAACATCTGCTCGACGTACTCGCCGGCAAAGATCCAGGCAGGGTTAGCCACGAGCCTGTCTATCTCGTGTGTACGCACGGGCGTCACGACGCGTGCTGCGCTGTACGTGGCCGTCCGGTCGCCGCCGCGTTGGCAGCCGCGCACCGGGAGCGGACCTGGGAGTGCAGCCACATCGGTGGCGATCGCTTCGCGGCAAACGTCGTCGTCCTCCCGCACGGACTCTTCTACGGGCACGTCCCACCAACCCGCGCCATCGAGCTCGCACGACGGCACGACGAGGGGGTCGTCGTACCCGATCTCCTCCGTGGATCAGGTGCGTTCATCCCACCCGTACAAGCCGCACAGCACTTCGCTCGCGCAGCCGGTCACTCACTCGCCGTCGACAACCTCCTCCCACAGTCTGTCCAGCAGCTTCCCGACCATCACTGGCGAATCCTCCTCGCACCCACGGCACCGCCTAACGGAACCTCCAGCGGATCGATCTCCGTCGAGGTGTCAGCCCACCTCGACACCGTCGACGCCCGACTCACCTGCGCGGGCACCTCGCCCACCCAGATCCGCCGCTTCGAACTCCACACACTGACCACCACCTGA
- a CDS encoding bacterial proteasome activator family protein yields the protein MSESSSEGQGVPMAGARTEDGKVLIVGPDGMAVEGPPRSDDDHEHGDEPRSVTELVEQPAKVMRVANMIRQLLEEVKSAPLDEASRARLRSIHEASIKELESGLAPELVEELERLSLDFTDDSTPTDAELRIAQAQLVGWLEGLFHGIQTALFAQQMAARQQLEQMRRALPGGQQLPPDEHPGFPGGPQAGTTDGPGSGGMYL from the coding sequence ATGAGCGAGAGCAGCAGCGAGGGCCAGGGAGTTCCGATGGCCGGGGCGAGGACCGAGGACGGCAAGGTGCTGATCGTCGGGCCCGACGGCATGGCCGTCGAGGGTCCGCCGCGCTCCGACGACGACCACGAGCACGGCGACGAACCGCGTTCGGTGACCGAGCTGGTCGAGCAGCCGGCCAAGGTGATGCGGGTCGCCAACATGATCCGGCAGCTGCTGGAAGAGGTGAAGTCGGCTCCGCTCGACGAAGCGTCCCGGGCGCGGCTGCGCTCGATCCACGAGGCGTCGATCAAGGAGCTGGAGAGCGGCCTGGCGCCGGAGCTGGTCGAAGAGCTGGAGCGGCTGAGTCTCGACTTCACCGACGACAGCACGCCGACCGACGCCGAGCTGCGGATCGCGCAGGCGCAGCTGGTGGGCTGGCTGGAGGGCTTGTTCCACGGCATCCAGACGGCGTTGTTCGCACAGCAGATGGCGGCGCGTCAGCAGCTGGAGCAGATGCGTCGCGCGCTGCCCGGCGGCCAGCAGTTGCCGCCCGACGAGCACCCCGGCTTCCCGGGTGGGCCGCAGGCCGGCACCACCGACGGGCCCGGCAGCGGCGGGATGTATCTGTAA
- a CDS encoding CGNR zinc finger domain-containing protein codes for MHLNPYGADAVLLAVNLVTRPATTPEELAERCEESGVESRLVRERRVTAADLEAVQVAVEEWLEIVDAEDERTRVDLVNAMLAKYTEHPRLTNHAGDGWHMHYRPENVPVGRLVATLISTGTALHLAGRGITRLGRCATEGCDNVYADLSRTGRQRYCSPTCANRDAVRRHRARAS; via the coding sequence ATGCATCTCAACCCTTACGGCGCGGACGCCGTCCTGCTGGCGGTCAACCTGGTCACGCGGCCGGCGACCACACCGGAGGAGCTGGCGGAGCGGTGCGAGGAGAGCGGCGTCGAGAGCCGGCTCGTGCGCGAGCGTCGCGTCACCGCCGCGGACCTGGAGGCTGTCCAGGTCGCGGTCGAGGAATGGCTCGAGATCGTGGACGCCGAGGACGAGCGGACGCGCGTCGATCTGGTCAACGCGATGCTCGCGAAGTACACCGAGCATCCGCGGCTCACCAACCACGCGGGCGACGGCTGGCACATGCACTACCGCCCCGAGAACGTCCCGGTCGGGCGCCTGGTCGCGACGCTGATCAGCACCGGTACTGCGTTGCACCTGGCCGGCCGCGGCATCACCCGGCTCGGCCGCTGTGCCACCGAAGGCTGCGACAACGTGTACGCCGACCTGTCCCGTACCGGCCGCCAGCGCTACTGCAGCCCCACCTGCGCCAACCGCGACGCCGTACGCCGCCACCGCGCTCGCGCATCATAG